The Acanthopagrus latus isolate v.2019 chromosome 20, fAcaLat1.1, whole genome shotgun sequence genomic sequence GTGATTGATGTGTGATGTTGCACAAACATGAACAATTTTGTGTCggtatagaaaaaaacaaatcgaTGAATATAGATTACACAATAAAACGACAGCGCCATATTGGAATCAGCTTACATGCTGGAAAATTCTTCTTGTTGTGCCGCACCAGTTCCAGCCTTGATTGCAAGTACATGTGCTCAGTCTAATTCAATCCAGTACAACTGTTCTGCCCTTAACTCTACTTTTAGAATTCCTATAACGTTTAATTATCGTTGACTCTGTTGAGATGTGAATTCAACTACAAACATTGGGGTCGTAGTTAGTGATGTTGTCGTGTGCATGTGAATAGGGAGTGCAAGACACTCGAATCACATCTCAGTATGATCTCAGTATTGCAGTGTGACACCACCAAAGACTACAATGTCAGTCATAGAGATATAActtaatttacatattttaaacgGTGTCAACATAAACTGAACATGAGAATCTTTGCAAATGTCCCACTGAGTGTAGGAggagtgattttcttttgtcacaGCTCGaacacacaaagcagaaaacactgaaacactgtgcTAGTGTCTCTGCAAAATGCATGATCTAAACACCCTTGTATTTTCATTATGTGATTATAATAATGAGAACACATATAAAGACCCATGGTTCCCTCCTCAAAACCCCCAACACTCTTCCTCAGTGCTATAGCATTTATGTGTGTCCGTATTTATTCGTGTTTTAGAACTCGATCCGCCATAACCTGTCCCTGAACCGGTACTTCATCAAAGTGGCCCGCTCTCAGGAGGAGCCGGGCAAAGGCTCCTTCTGGAGGATCGACCCCGCATCCGAGGGCAAGCTGATAGAACAGGCTTTCAGGAAGCGCAGGCCCAGGGGGGTTCCCTGCTTCAGGACTCCTGTGGgacctctctcctccaggtAAAGGACTCTTTGATCTAGAGTGCATTACTTTAAAGAGGTGTTTTCAACTTCAGTATCTGAGTATGGAGGGGTACAGCATGTGTAAATcgacctaaaaaaaaaaaaaaaatgttgtgttccAGGAGTGCTCCAGCTTCTCCTAACCACACAGGGGCACTGTCTGCCCACTCCAGTGGGGTCCAGACGCCAGACAGCCTGTCAAGAGAGGGCTCCCCAGTCCCCATGGATCCAGAGCCAACCCCACCGCCAGCCCCCGCCCAAACCACTACAGTCCAGCCCAAACTCGCTGTCATCCAAGAGGCCCGCTTTGCACAGAACTCCCCTGGTAAAACCATAAAAGcctttttatagatttttttttaaaaattttgttttgtatttgattctGTGAGGTTAAAAcgttaagaaaaaaatgtctgatggcgaacagtatttgtgtgtctctgtccatTTTTAAGACATTGAATGACAGTAAAGAGTTTGTCAGTAACCTGTAGCCCTGCCCCCTGATAGGCTCCCCCCTCAACAACCAGCCAGTATTGATCGCCGTGCAGCGCCAGATGCCTCAAACGACCATGAAGCCTGTGACCTATGCCATGGCGACACCAGCCATAGTAACGACGTCAGTTAGCTCCGCCCCCGTCATGCAGACGGTGCACGTTGTCCACCAGATCCCAGCTGTCACTATGGCAACCGTTGCCGGACAGCCCGCTGCTACAGTGAGCACAGAACCTCAGGAGAATGGAGGTGGAGAGCACCAAGAGATCAAAGGTGAGGACAGATTCATGTCGTCATTGTAGCTCTCCTGGGGACGTGAATATTGTGCAGCCGGTGCACTCATTAAGCGTGAGCATTGTTTGATATAAGTGTTTCTCCCCGTGTGTAGTCAAAGTGGAGCCGGTTCCATCCATCACAGCCTCGTCTATAGGTGGAGTCAGTCGCATCATCCAGAGCTCCCAGGCTGCACCTCTGACGACAGTCACCATCGTGCAACAAGCCCCACTCGGGCAGCACCAGCTCCCAATAAAGGCCATCACACAAAACGGGACCCATCTGGTCCCCATCGGTACTGCTGCTAgcacaggtgacacacacacacacccacacacacacacacacacctaaaacaAAAGTATTCTTCTGCATAGGCAGTGTAAAAACAGCTGCACGGGGTGTCAGACCATTAGAGGCCTATTTACAAATGTTCCCTGAGGCCCTCTGCTCTCCCAGCAGCCACCTGTCTTACAAAGGCTCCCTTTGGAGtttttctgcaaacaaacaaattctgTTTAACAAAGCACATTGTGCAGCTCGTCTTTAACTCTAGATTTGTTTAGCAGTACATCGGCACTACAGTGTCACACTTCAAGTGGTGCGTCACACAGTGAAGTTCGGCCCTATTCTTCGTACTGTTAGGGTGGTAAACAGTATCCAAATCAGTATTCAATGGAAGGATGCATAGTGTCAGCTGCTACAAGATAAAGGTAAAAGACTGATGTAGAGCAACATATGGTGCACGTGAAACTGATAACAAGGTGTACAGTCAGCATTCACAGTAGACCGAGTGTTTATTGGCTCAAACTCTgatgtgatggaaacacaacacccGGGTGGACCTGGACATTGTCATTTCCATCCTTCTGTCAGGCGCGATGCTTGAATTAAGGCTGCCGGCTACACTGTTCTATCCGTCTCTTTTCCAGCAGCACTTAAACATTGTTTAGTACTCAGAGTTTTTAAAATAGTatcaaacatcttcatcatgtAGTCTGATGAAGTATACGATGTGCTGCTCTCTACtgttgcttgtgttttcagcaaATTGGTGCAGTAATCTGGAGCTTCAACACAAGCAAAACGCACGCCAGGCAAATTGTGTGCTTCCACATCTCCAAGTACTCATttcagagagagatgggagacAGGGCAGGCATTTCACAGTCCTCGTTGAGCCGTAAGCTTCTGAGAATACTGAAAGCGAGAATGTTGTTCGTGCCCCCAGTACATATCATTCCTGTGCACTCCtgaacaccttttttttttttttttggctgcaatGCCAAATATTTTTGGTGCTGTAGATTGTTCattgtgtcacattttagacTTCATACAGAGACCACCtcctcaatcaatcaatcaatcaatcaatccatcagtctttatttgtattACACCAATTCACAAAAGTCCACTCGTCACAATTTGAGCATATCTAGACTGTACTCTTAACTAATTTACTCTTCTCTCTACCAGCCGTTGCAAACCCTCTTCACCTCCTGGCGGCCCACGCCTCAGCCTCGGCGTCCCTCCCTACCAAGAGGCAGAACGGAGAACTGCAAGACCAACCCGAATCAAAGAAGGTGAAGAcggaggtggaagaggagggcGGAGCAGCGGTTGCCAACAACAACGGCACCACGGACAGAGCCGGAGAAGGAGGGGTCTGTGAGCAGATCGGTGACAAGTAGCCCCCCCACTCACCCACCCTCGATATGCCTACTGACCCCTGCTCTCCTGTACACATTGAgcctcacccccctccctcactctcaccCCCCTCCATCCTACCTGGTTATCATCTATCTCCAAGGTGCCAAAAAGAGAAGAGATGCGGAAACACCTGCGGAACTACAGAATGTTCAAAACGTCCTCCTCAACGCCCCCCCGCCTGCCTCAGCCTCCTCTTCCATATATTTAAGACCACGGAATACGATGCAAAAACTAATGACCAAATTGAAAATGGAGTTGGAGAGTTGCTGATGACTGTGAATCCCTGAAGTTTGAGACCCAGATGGCAAAGAAGAAGCAcaggaagaaattaaaaaatccAGATTTCCAGATCAGAAATGACTTAATGGACAACAAGGAGTCCTAAAGACGGAAAGGAGCCTCATCCTGGTAGCATTACAGACAAGCGCTTAACTGTGTCGGATAGAAAAAAAGCAACCGAGTGAAATCACCAGTAGTGTATTCCGCAAAGGGAAGTGTGTGTACGTATGTACGTGTGGACATTCCCATCTTCGGCAGCTAGCCTCCATGTCGACCTACCTAACCCAGTTGTGAGTAGATATGCAGTATTCTGTTGTACAAGTGTATCTTTGGATCTTTTTTGAGTGTTTCTCCGTTTCCCAAGGCACAGATAATATCTAGTAATAATTAAGATAACTAAAAAGCTATAAGTGGGGTCTTTaagaacatttaaacatcacGACATGATATTTTgggaatccttttttttttgttgttgtttttgtatgtggACTCTTTGTTCAGTGAAATGAATGTAgtctccttttttccttttaaagaaaaacactatCTACAGAGTGGATGttcttttttctgctcattCA encodes the following:
- the LOC119010121 gene encoding forkhead box protein K2 isoform X2, with the translated sequence MAVVSGMLGSAVARLEGREFEYLMKKRSVTIGRNSSQGSVDVSMGHSSFISRRHLEIFTAGEDGTGTGEFYLRCLGKNGVFVDGVFQRRGAPPLQLPRMCCFRFPSTSIKITFTALSNDKKEPRNVPESPVKPVQPQISPLTINIPDNIAHLMSPLPSPTGTISAANSCPSSPRGAGLSSYRTGRVLASDLIDNSQSENDKEASGEDSPKDDSKPPYSYAQLIVQAITMAPDKQLTLNGIYTHITKNYPYYRTADKGWQNSIRHNLSLNRYFIKVARSQEEPGKGSFWRIDPASEGKLIEQAFRKRRPRGVPCFRTPVGPLSSRSAPASPNHTGALSAHSSGVQTPDSLSREGSPVPMDPEPTPPPAPAQTTTVQPKLAVIQEARFAQNSPGSPLNNQPVLIAVQRQMPQTTMKPVTYAMATPAIVTTSVSSAPVMQTVHVVHQIPAVTMATVAGQPAATVSTEPQENGGGEHQEIKVKVEPVPSITASSIGGVSRIIQSSQAAPLTTVTIVQQAPLGQHQLPIKAITQNGTHLVPIGTAASTAVANPLHLLAAHASASASLPTKRQNGELQDQPESKKVKTEVEEEGGAAVANNNGTTDRAGEGGVCEQIGDK
- the LOC119010121 gene encoding forkhead box protein K2 isoform X1 — translated: MAVVSGMLGSAVARLEGREFEYLMKKRSVTIGRNSSQGSVDVSMGHSSFISRRHLEIFTAGEDGTGTGEFYLRCLGKNGVFVDGVFQRRGAPPLQLPRMCCFRFPSTSIKITFTALSNDKKEPRNVPESPVKPVQPQISPLTINIPDNIAHLMSPLPSPTGTISAANSCPSSPRGAGLSSYRTGRVLASDLIDNSQSENDKEASGEDSPKDDSKPPYSYAQLIVQAITMAPDKQLTLNGIYTHITKNYPYYRTADKGWQNSIRHNLSLNRYFIKVARSQEEPGKGSFWRIDPASEGKLIEQAFRKRRPRGVPCFRTPVGPLSSRSAPASPNHTGALSAHSSGVQTPDSLSREGSPVPMDPEPTPPPAPAQTTTVQPKLAVIQEARFAQNSPGSPLNNQPVLIAVQRQMPQTTMKPVTYAMATPAIVTTSVSSAPVMQTVHVVHQIPAVTMATVAGQPAATVSTEPQENGGGEHQEIKVKVEPVPSITASSIGGVSRIIQSSQAAPLTTVTIVQQAPLGQHQLPIKAITQNGTHLVPIGTAASTANWCSNLELQHKQNARQANCVLPHLQVLISERDGRQGRHFTVLVEPRCKPSSPPGGPRLSLGVPPYQEAERRTARPTRIKEGEDGGGRGGRSSGCQQQRHHGQSRRRRGL